The Candidatus Bathyarchaeia archaeon genomic sequence CCTTTGCATATCTTCCCCTTGTCGAGTACGCCTTGAGGCTGCCTGCCTCATTGCGGGTTAACCTGGTCGACGGGAAAGTGATTCGGAAATATGTTCTGAGAAGAGTTGCCGCTCGCCTAAGACTTCCTGATACCGTGGTTGATCGACCCAAGAAGGCTGTTCAGTATTCAAGCGGGGTCCAGAAGGTTTTGTTAAAAGAAGCAAAACGTCGAGGAATAAGCCTCGGCAAGATGCTGGAATCCTTCACGAGATAGTGTGGAAGACTTATCCGATAGAGGACGCTCGTTCGCGAAGAATAGAAAATGGCTAAGACAGACAACCCCAGAGTCAGACATCCAAGGTCATTGCTAGCTGGTGGACTGGGCGTGTTCGGCAGCCTTCTCGCCATAGGCTGGGCCCTATTCGGCTACAACCTCCCAAGCGCTATCAATCTCGCATCGAGCCAACCGGACAACTTGATGCTTGCCCAATTCGGCGTGGCCTTCGTCGTGTTAATCGGCAGCGGTCTGATGCTAGTCAGGTACACACGGTTGGGCGGAGCAATCAATATTCTAGGAGGCTTGGCAACCTTCGCCATCGGCGTACTTTACGCTAGAACCGTGGAACAGGCCGCAAGAGCTGCAAGCCTGCAGGCTATTCCCCTCCGCTTTTCCCAGCTCTACACTGCACCCTTAGTCATACCCGTCGACCGCTTAGTGTCAACACTTCTAGTTGCTCCCGTCTTCCCGATAGCAACCCTTTTGGTTGTCAGTGGGCTCGGATCCCTCGCGACCTATCGCATGCATAGGCCGCACCATATCGGACCCGAAGCCAAACAGGCAGTTACGGTTCCTGCAAGCAATAAATAGAAAAACTCCCCCACTCCGTGCTGATACTAACATGTCAGATCGCAGAAACAAATCCCTCTTTCAAACCGATTCTAAAGTTCTCGCAACACCACCAGCGGACACTGGAGTCGCCCACAACCACTTCCTCTCCAAATTGTCCTTCGAAACCGACCCCTCAGACGTCTACCACGACATCATCAACAAGGTCTCCGGAATAATTGTCGTGGACGCAAGGACACCAGAAACGTACGCCAGAGGACATGTTCCAGGAGCTATCAACCTACCCCACCGAACAATCAATTCTACAACGACCGCCTCTCTGCCACAGGACAAGCTCATAGTGACCTATTGTGACGGGGTATTCTGCAACGCTTCCACCAAAGCCGCCGCGAAGCTCACGGCTCTCGGCTTCAAGGTGAAGGAAATGCTCGACGGAATGGAAGGCTGGCGAAAAGAAGGCTATCCTATTGAAGAAACTGTAATGCAAGTAATCGCCCCAGCGTCCCAGTAGGACCCGTCATCAGCAGTCTTCAGAATACGACCAAGTCATATGTCGAAATGGGTTGTCAGAAAGTCTGGGGCCTAAAAGAGGGCAGTGAAAGCCCAGTCTTACTGACCTGAAAATGATTCCTCCGACCGGGGTCAAACTTTCAAGGTCTCGGGGGCCTTTGATAGCAGTCCCGGGCAGGGTCATGCTTCCTCACCAGTATCTCAAGAAACTACTGGTGACTTGGAACTGGGTTCTGACACGACACGATAATGAAAGTTACAATCTGAGGATCGGAAAATTCTCCATCAAGATCACCCCTTACTTCTTCAACGTCATATACGGTGAATGGCTTGACTGGAAAAGATACTATCTGCCGTTCAGCCTCAAAGGCAAAACAATTCTTGACGTAGGCGCGGGGTGCGGTGAGACAGCTCTGTTCTACTTCCTTCGCGGAGCGAAAAGGGTCGTATGCGTTGAACCTGACCGACACCTCTCGGAGATCATCAAGGAGAACATTCATACCAATGCCTGGAACGCTGAGGTTCTCAACCGACAGTTCGACCTCGACCTCTTCGACATACAATTCGATTTCATGAAGATGGATTGCGAGGGTTGCGAAACCAAACTGTTCAATGCTACCTTACTGCCCCCTTGCGTCATCGAGGTTCACGATGAGCAGGTTCTAGCCGCTTTGAAAGCGGTGTTCAACCTTTCGTTAGGAGCTGGGAGCCTACAGTATCTCATCGGCGTATCGCAGAGACGCAAACGACAAGTCAACGACGAGAGCGCGATGTGATTTTACATTCCTCCAGAATTCGTCGTGAGAATTAGTCCAAAGTGTTTTGAAGGGGAAGACGTGGAATCGTCTCCTCAGACGGTGGGAATTGGGTTGACCATCCTGAGACCGGTCGATAGAATCTTGCCTAATCCGCACTCAACCTCTTTCCTTTATAGAAAGAGACAAAGCCTATTGACTATCGTAGAAGCCGAGGGGCCGTCGTCTAGCTTGGTCAAGGGGATTGACCCCGCCCAGAGGATACCAGAGTCCAATCGTGGACGGTGACCCTGGGGCGCTGGCGACTCCGAGAAATCGGGGCCAGAGGTCGTGGGTTCAAATCCCACC encodes the following:
- a CDS encoding RsmD family RNA methyltransferase; this translates as MIAVPGRVMLPHQYLKKLLVTWNWVLTRHDNESYNLRIGKFSIKITPYFFNVIYGEWLDWKRYYLPFSLKGKTILDVGAGCGETALFYFLRGAKRVVCVEPDRHLSEIIKENIHTNAWNAEVLNRQFDLDLFDIQFDFMKMDCEGCETKLFNATLLPPCVIEVHDEQVLAALKAVFNLSLGAGSLQYLIGVSQRRKRQVNDESAM
- a CDS encoding rhodanese-like domain-containing protein encodes the protein MSDRRNKSLFQTDSKVLATPPADTGVAHNHFLSKLSFETDPSDVYHDIINKVSGIIVVDARTPETYARGHVPGAINLPHRTINSTTTASLPQDKLIVTYCDGVFCNASTKAAAKLTALGFKVKEMLDGMEGWRKEGYPIEETVMQVIAPASQ